The Ziziphus jujuba cultivar Dongzao chromosome 3, ASM3175591v1 region AGGTTTTTTCATCCACCACAGGATAACCTAAAACACATACCAAAGATGTCTCCCAATTCCttgcttttctttttgcttCTCGGAGTAGTGGTGCTTTCCACCActccttccttggccgattTCGATGGAAATCCTAAACACCAGCACAAAGAGCCATTTCACCGCCCTCGAAAACCGCCTGTAGGGCATAAACCACCATTTCACCAGCCTCATTTGGTGGAAGTCTCTCATCTCCAAGATGCTAAACCCAAACCTTCCAATGGAGAGAAACCACCTCATAAACACAAACCTCCGACCCTAAATAATCATGATGAGCCATTACCACAACACAAACCAACTAACCCAGGTGATGAACCTCCAAAGGGTACTGGTGAAAAACCACCACCCGAGCACAAGCCATGTGGTGAACCGCAAAAGTGTAAGGGCCATAAACCACCAGCTGAGCACCCAAGTGGTGATCAACCTCCAAAGGGCAATGGTGAAAAACCTCAACCCGAACACAAACCATTGAACCCAGGAGGTGAACCTCCAAAGGGCGACGGTGAAAAACCTCAACCCGAACACAAGCCGTTGAAACCAGGAGGTGAACCACCGAAAGGAAAGGGAGAGAAACCACCACAAGAGCATAAGCCGAAAAACCCAGGTGGTGAACCTCCAAAGGGCACTAATGGCGAAAAACCTCAACAGGAACACAAGCCAAAGAATCCAGGTGATGAACCACCAAAAGGTGAGGGAGAGAAACCACCACCCGAGCACAAGAAACCAAACCCAGGAGAGAAACCACCGAAGGGAAAAGGAGAAGATCAACCACCACCTGAACACCATAAACCACCTCATAAGCCTCTTTCCGGTCGCCATTTATTAGGATTTGTTACCACAATCCACAACTCACCAAGTGTTTCAAACATAAAACCACGACACAGTCACAAGCCTCCTCATGATCATGGCGTGGGCAAGTTGCCGAGAAAGATGAACCCTGAGGTTCTTCCTCACAAGAAACTTCATAAACCTCCTTCTAAGAACTGATCAAAGAaaatggagatctagatgagATAATTACTACgtagaaaataaaaagcttataGAAGCTTTTTAATGTTGTTGTGTGTTTTATGATCAGTAGCTGGTTCGTAGTATTTTGTGTGGTATTTGGCTTGCTTGCATGTAGTTTTTACGATCGAGCTTTATATATGTAGTCATGCAGTGTACTCTGTTTCATGTATAAATGGCTATTATCTATGAATATTGCCTTGGCCTTTTTGGTCAGCATTTCTtctcttatatacatatattctttGGAATATCGCTTAGGAAATTTGGCGGGAAGAATTTGATGAACAACGAGGATcagaaattaattttcaaattggatttttttttttttggtggccaataattaaacaaaaagaatatatcGCAAAAGTATCAATTTCTATACGTTGGTGATAAGATAATCAAATGTCTCAAtctaatttaagttttttttttttttttttcttgtctctATCTAAACACTTGAAATTTTTGCCTAATTTAACATATCTTCCAAAGAAAATGGCACGTGTGTTAAAATTTCGTAGctcttattttaatatatggcaaaaaaaaaatttaattaaaattacaattttagaaaagatagagaaaaaaaaaaaactcccatttaaaattaattaaatctttttaaaatctGATCCACACTCATCGGTTAATGTATATTCCTAACCATTTATACCATACGATGCAAAAAACATCATTTTTCCCATTTgcgcaaaagaataaaattaatttacgcTATCATGCAGTGATGATTATTttgagctaaaaaaaaaaaagaaatatatgagagtaaaatatttattttgtacatGTTATTCAAATCTAATAACAAGTCATTAAATTTTttcagtttaaaattttaactatttaATAGCCAATAGGCTGGAGCATTATAGAATTTGAAGGTGAGCACAGCCCGATTTGAAGGGGACCAGATAGAAGTTTATACGTAAAAGTTTGTCCATTACTTAACGGGCCGGATTTAACCCGAAAAGCCAGGCCTGATTAAACGGGTAAAACCCAAAGAttgctttctttattttattttattttattttattttttggattttgggtaAGGATACACACTCCGattaattgcaatttttagGATAAACCGGTGAGTACGTCCTCCTATATTAATTACTAAAGCATAAATATGAACTGCCCATATTAAACTAAAGTACTTTctacacataaaaataaataaataaaataaaataatttttttaaaataaataaatttgttgacTCTTTTTTCTTACTTGAAatgtttatttgaaaatttataattcttcaAGTGAGGTAATGTTTTTGCCAATACAAGCAAGTATTTCCACGGGAGGCATAAATTCAGCTTTGTTTATAGTACACGTCACTTGTAACTCTCCCAGTAGCGCTGAAAgctctggatttttttttttttttttttctttttgaccaAGCATTGAAATAGAAACATTGTAAAAGACCAAAAACTTAATGAAAGGAAAACTTCAAAACCCTCAGAAAGAATTCTCTTCGTTAAGAGGggggggaggaaaaaaaaacaaacaaacaaaaattagaattttcctCCCAAAGTCCTGCCGATTctaaaaatgaaatttctaTTAATAAATTAGGAATTACAATACAGTAACCGATTATATTTATCtgataaatttgataaacaaaatgATGCGGTAAAATGGTCTTTGTTCACAAACTTACCTCTAaatacaaaggcaggtaagacCCAATAGAGAATAATAACGTAATgcccattaattttattttatttttatttttggtttcgtTTTGCCTAGTGTTATGTCTATTGTTATTTAAAACTTAGTAAATAAGTGGTCCTACGAAAACAATTCAATGGTAAAACCTGCTGTTTTATCATGCAGTAATGACATGAATTTGAATATCTTCACGCCcaattagaaagaaaagaactttgtaaataaattttgataactctagtgttttttttttttttttttttttttttgggggggggataTATCATGTGGTCTTTATTGCGTATCAATTTTTTGGATATATTCTCAAAGAAAAGTCTAATATTTATATCTCAACCTCCCATTTTAATGTCttatctttttcttaaaaaattctaaaatataatatatcatcGGGGATGCATGTAGACCATATATCAATCAATGCCTATACATTATTTGTCAAAAAGTTCACCTATATgggaaatgaagaaaaagaaaaaaaaagggatgtcTATGCTACATATTTTCAACCACTAGGTATAATCGCGGCAGGGCTTCTACTTGCCCCCAAAAGTTTAAATCCTAGAAACGAGCTATCTTTATGAGCCATTATTTCAAAGTACGTAACCGtaatttgtaaataataataataataataaaaagctcatgaaatattataaatactaaacatgtatgtatatataataacagTCATTTAAAGCTTTCTCTTACCATGCAATCAAATATAGTCAAGCCTCCTTCAGTGTGCACGATCGTGATTGAATTAACTAGAATGGGACGTCACTATTTTAGTAGTGCTCTTGGAATAAAAagctataattattaattataattaaaaaaaaacattttaattttaattttattatattttacccaattaaatacatttgttttcatgaaatataattttattttcatcatcCATTCAGACTTCTTTAGATGATTTCGGTTAGAAGCTCTTCTAATCCATGGTAATCCAACGATCCAAAACAAGCGATAATTCATTGTCTCCTATTTCCAACTTTTCGGCTCGATAGGACCCCAGTGCATTAAATTACGTGTATTTTATTTTCCACAAGATTTTAAAATCCTACTTTGACTTCTGATAAAATTTCATACAGTCCAAAAGTAAAGATCAAAATTTTGACACATGTACTACACCGACAAAATCCTCCCCTCAAAAACTACTATAAATAAGTGCCTCTATACTCTTCCATTCTTCATCCCAAAAAAACAATGTCTTCCTCATATTTGCTAGCATTATTTGTCGGAGTATTGGTGGTTCTTACCACTAACACTCTTGCTGATACTGATACTGATACTTACACCTATAAGCCACCCGTTAAGAAGCCACCTATTTACAAGCCACCAATTTACAAGCCACCCATTAATAAGCCACCTATTTACAAACCTCCAGTTCTGCCTAAACCAAAGCCACCTGTCTACGTACCTAAGCCGCCGGTGTACGTGAAACCACCACCGGTGTACGAGAAGCCGCCTGTGTACGGGAAACCACCTCCAGTGTACCAGAAGCCACCACCTTACTACAAGCCACCACCTTATGGCCACTACCCTGGCCACCCTCCGGTGGAGAATTAATAAGATATAAATTATAGTTGGTAAAAAATAAGAGCCTTATGTGgctcactatatatatatatgcttcctTTCTGTCTGGATAATCTGTTTACTACCATGAACTATTAAAATCTAAGATCGAGTCATGTAGCTCCATGAGCATATCAACATGATTTGTACCATTTCATATGAATATCAAAATGTCATCATCTTTACTCAGTATTTATACAGATGATCCAGATTTTatcttaatgtttttttataatctttttaatatttatttttatttttactgttttGTAAATATTGCTAGCTAGCCAAATTACTGTctctaaaataagaaattaatttcacTACCTTTTCTCTGATGAATGAaatcaccaatttttttttttttttctaaagagATATTTGTATATATCCTATTGCAGATCTCCATGGTACAATGAATAGAATATACTATAAGTAGGTAAACTTTGAAGGAAAGTTAAATAGAAGTTGTCTGTAAATGTCAAACACAATATTATTGGTATTTCGATTTGATATGTGGAGTTCTAAATTAAGGTTTGACATTTGGATTAATTTTTGCTGGATggacttattatatatattctttgtttttgtttttattttctttggacttgctttattctttttatttatttgtttatttattttatgggtataacatatattaatctatccatttaaaaaataaataattaaaaagaaaataagaaaatagcaaaaaatattTAGGTGCTCCTCTCTCATAAGATTGTATGGATTTTTACATGGAACTGTAAGAACCCATATAAAATGACAATTTTTATGAGAGGTGATTTCGTGGTCCAAAACCATGTGAAATTTGCtccaagaaaagaagaaagacgAAATTCAGATCGCTCTTGTAGTGATCCCAT contains the following coding sequences:
- the LOC107430297 gene encoding repetitive proline-rich cell wall protein 1-like; protein product: MSSSYLLALFVGVLVVLTTNTLADTDTDTYTYKPPVKKPPIYKPPIYKPPINKPPIYKPPVLPKPKPPVYVPKPPVYVKPPPVYEKPPVYGKPPPVYQKPPPYYKPPPYGHYPGHPPVEN
- the LOC107422852 gene encoding early nodule-specific protein 2: MSPNSLLFFLLLGVVVLSTTPSLADFDGNPKHQHKEPFHRPRKPPVGHKPPFHQPHLVEVSHLQDAKPKPSNGEKPPHKHKPPTLNNHDEPLPQHKPTNPGDEPPKGTGEKPPPEHKPCGEPQKCKGHKPPAEHPSGDQPPKGNGEKPQPEHKPLNPGGEPPKGDGEKPQPEHKPLKPGGEPPKGKGEKPPQEHKPKNPGGEPPKGTNGEKPQQEHKPKNPGDEPPKGEGEKPPPEHKKPNPGEKPPKGKGEDQPPPEHHKPPHKPLSGRHLLGFVTTIHNSPSVSNIKPRHSHKPPHDHGVGKLPRKMNPEVLPHKKLHKPPSKN